A window from Streptomyces sp. NBC_00335 encodes these proteins:
- the rpe gene encoding ribulose-phosphate 3-epimerase — protein sequence MAVQINPSILSADFARLAEEAKAVQGADWLHVDVMDNHFVPNLTLGVPIVESLSRATDIPLDLHLMIEDPDRWAPQYIEAGAGSVTFHAEAAAAPVRLAREIRAKGARASMALKPATPIEQYEDILPELDMLLIMTVEPGFGGQPFLDIMLPKIRRTRELISKHGLELWLQVDGGVSATTIERCAEAGADVFVAGSAVYGAVDPAAAVRTLRDQAGAAIAAAPWACDH from the coding sequence ATGGCCGTTCAGATCAATCCCAGCATCTTGTCCGCCGACTTCGCCCGGCTCGCCGAGGAGGCGAAGGCCGTTCAGGGGGCCGACTGGCTGCATGTCGACGTCATGGACAACCACTTCGTCCCGAACCTCACCCTCGGCGTGCCGATCGTGGAGTCGCTCAGCCGGGCCACGGACATCCCGCTCGATCTGCACCTCATGATCGAGGACCCCGACCGGTGGGCCCCCCAGTACATCGAGGCCGGCGCGGGCTCCGTGACCTTCCACGCCGAGGCCGCCGCTGCGCCCGTGCGGCTCGCGCGGGAGATCCGGGCCAAGGGGGCGCGGGCGTCCATGGCGCTGAAGCCCGCGACGCCCATCGAGCAGTACGAGGACATCCTTCCCGAGCTCGACATGCTGTTGATCATGACCGTGGAGCCCGGCTTCGGCGGCCAGCCCTTCCTCGACATCATGCTGCCCAAGATCCGCCGCACCCGGGAGCTGATCTCCAAGCACGGTCTGGAGCTGTGGCTCCAGGTCGACGGGGGCGTCTCCGCCACGACCATCGAGCGGTGCGCCGAGGCCGGCGCGGACGTGTTCGTCGCGGGCAGCGCGGTCTACGGTGCGGTCGATCCGGCGGCAGCCGTACGCACGCTGCGTGACCAGGCGGGTGCGGCGATCGCCGCCGCGCCCTGGGCTTGCGACCACTGA